The following DNA comes from Streptomyces diastaticus subsp. diastaticus.
TCGGCTGACCCCGCCCTCGGAGCGGGGCGAATTCCCCATGGCTATCTAGGTTGCGTTCCTACCTAGCTCGTGGTCCTATCTCCCCATGGTGACGGACAGGAGGGCCAGCTGGCTCAGAGGCGTGCTCGATCTGCTGGTGCTGTCCTGCCTGACGGACGGCGAGAGCTACGGCTACGAGATCGCCAAGCGCCTCGACGAGGCCGGCCTCGGCCAGATCAAGGGCGGCACGCTCTACCCCGTACTCAACCGGCTGGAGGAGGCCGGTCTCGTACGGGCGGAGTTCCGGGCCGCCGAGCGCGGCCCGGGGCGGCGCTACTACCGGTTGACCCCGGAAGGCCGCCGGGGCCTCAAGGAGCAGGGCGCGGCGTGGCGGGCGTTCCACCGCGCCGTCGAGGACGCGCTGGTCCGGGGGGAGAAGGACGTATGAGCAGGGAGAGGACCGCGTACTTCGAGGAGCTGTCCGCGCTGCTGCGCGAGCGGGACATGCCGCCGGCCCGCGTCGACGCCCTCGTGCGGGAGCTGGCCGCGTACGCGGTGGAGGCCCGCAGCCCGCTGGTGGAGGAGTTCGGCCCGGCCGGGGAACTGGCCGACCGCCTGACCGACCGGCAGAGCGCGGACGCCGCGGACGGACCGGAAGCCGGGGCGGAGACCTGGGTGTGGACCGCCGACGCGCTCCAGGAGGTGCGACTGCTGGAACGGTTCGGTGGCCAGGGGTGGGAGGTGGAACGCCTCGACCGCCTCGGCCGCTTCGTCTGCCGCCGCGACCGGCAGCACCCCCTGCGATGGGCCTACCGCCGCGAGGCGGCCGGGCCGCGCGAGCGTGAGCGGCTCACCGGCCGGCTCGCCACCGAGGGCTGGGAGCCCTGCGGCGTCTGGGGTCCCTTCGCGTACTTCAAGCGGCCCGAGGCCGCCGTCACCGGCCCCGCGGCCCGGTTGTCCCGGCCTCCCGCGCCTCCCCGGCGGCGGGTCTACTTCGCTCCGCGGCTCTGCGTGACGCTCGTGGCGAGCGTGCTCGTGGCCGTGGTCATGGTCCGGCTCGGGGCCTCGGGTACCGGTTCGACGGACGGCGAGACCCTGGCGGGAGCCCTCGTCGGCCTGGCCGCCGGCGGCCTCCT
Coding sequences within:
- a CDS encoding PadR family transcriptional regulator, translated to MVTDRRASWLRGVLDLLVLSCLTDGESYGYEIAKRLDEAGLGQIKGGTLYPVLNRLEEAGLVRAEFRAAERGPGRRYYRLTPEGRRGLKEQGAAWRAFHRAVEDALVRGEKDV